A window of the Candidatus Binataceae bacterium genome harbors these coding sequences:
- a CDS encoding energy-coupling factor transporter ATPase produces the protein MKSELQTPAEGSIAEAALSASEVTFVYHGATVPALRSLSFEQGRGEMIGVMGASGAGKSTLAKCLNRLIPEFEGGEFRGIIVIGKTRLDSLRVCEAAAQVGMVFQDFEAQLFCTSVELEVAFAMEQVGMERAEMKARLGPALEAVGLAGFEQRDPTSLSGGEKQRLAIASVLALRPSIIVLDEPTTDLDPEGKAEVFDLIAKLRGQGLSLIVVEHESEELLHADRILLLHQGRIVADGPPAVVMTNFNLLELCDVHSPGLNRVLDLLGIGGHVSDVDAAYEAIVRTFPKLRNSKPAILAATPSPKARLDRAFSAPLVEVMDLTFAYPGGAAALEHIGLEIHSGEFLAIVGQNGSGKTTLAKHIVGLLQPTAGRVMLKGRDRATLHAAETAREVGYVFQNPDHQISAASVWDEVAFGPRNFGLDAEEVERRCVEVLDAVGLLDARDSDPFLLSKGERQRAAVASVLALRPRLLILDEPTTGLDHREQRRMMALVQELNRNGIAIVMITHTPWLVAEYAKRVVLMRKGHKLFDGAVEDFFVQDEILAHSSFRAPPVTRLARKLGTLALTPQSLVDWIKERA, from the coding sequence GTGAAAAGCGAACTGCAGACTCCCGCGGAGGGATCTATAGCCGAAGCTGCGCTGTCGGCCTCCGAGGTTACGTTCGTCTACCACGGCGCGACCGTTCCCGCGCTGCGGTCCCTCAGCTTCGAACAGGGACGAGGCGAAATGATCGGAGTCATGGGGGCATCGGGAGCCGGCAAGTCCACGCTCGCCAAATGCCTCAATCGCCTGATCCCCGAATTTGAAGGTGGTGAATTCCGCGGGATCATCGTGATCGGAAAGACCCGGCTCGACAGCCTGCGGGTGTGTGAAGCAGCGGCGCAGGTGGGGATGGTGTTTCAGGATTTTGAGGCGCAGCTCTTCTGCACCAGTGTGGAGTTGGAAGTCGCGTTCGCGATGGAGCAGGTCGGCATGGAACGTGCCGAGATGAAGGCCCGCCTGGGCCCTGCGCTTGAAGCGGTCGGTCTTGCGGGCTTTGAGCAACGTGATCCGACTTCCCTTTCCGGTGGAGAAAAACAGCGGCTCGCTATCGCGTCGGTGCTGGCGCTGCGGCCCTCGATAATCGTGCTGGATGAGCCCACTACCGACCTCGATCCGGAAGGCAAGGCGGAAGTCTTCGATCTGATCGCCAAACTGCGGGGACAAGGCCTGAGCCTGATCGTCGTCGAGCACGAGTCCGAAGAGCTGCTTCACGCGGATCGGATTCTGCTCTTGCACCAGGGCAGGATCGTAGCGGATGGGCCGCCTGCTGTAGTGATGACGAATTTCAATCTGCTCGAGCTGTGCGACGTGCATTCGCCGGGCCTCAACCGGGTGCTTGACCTGCTGGGAATCGGGGGCCACGTGAGCGATGTCGATGCCGCTTATGAGGCAATCGTGCGAACGTTTCCTAAGCTCCGCAACTCCAAGCCCGCCATCCTGGCCGCAACCCCGAGCCCGAAGGCGCGCTTGGACCGAGCGTTCTCGGCGCCGCTGGTCGAGGTCATGGACCTCACGTTTGCGTATCCAGGTGGAGCAGCGGCGCTCGAGCACATTGGCCTGGAGATTCACTCGGGCGAGTTCCTCGCGATTGTGGGCCAGAACGGGTCCGGCAAGACCACTCTCGCCAAGCATATCGTGGGTCTGCTGCAACCAACTGCGGGACGGGTGATGCTCAAGGGGCGCGACCGGGCGACGCTGCACGCGGCGGAGACCGCCCGCGAGGTGGGGTACGTCTTTCAGAACCCCGACCATCAGATTTCGGCGGCCAGCGTGTGGGACGAGGTCGCCTTCGGTCCGCGCAACTTCGGCCTCGATGCAGAGGAAGTCGAGCGGCGATGCGTGGAGGTGCTCGACGCGGTGGGGCTGCTGGATGCGCGCGACAGCGATCCGTTCCTGCTCAGCAAGGGCGAGCGACAGCGGGCCGCGGTTGCCAGCGTGTTGGCGCTGCGGCCTCGCCTGCTGATTCTCGATGAACCGACCACCGGGCTCGACCATCGCGAGCAGCGTCGAATGATGGCGCTGGTGCAAGAGCTCAACCGAAACGGCATCGCGATCGTGATGATCACCCATACCCCATGGCTGGTCGCGGAATATGCGAAGCGCGTCGTGTTGATGCGCAAGGGGCACAAGCTTTTCGACGGTGCGGTGGAGGATTTCTTTGTCCAGGATGAAATCCTCGCCCATTCCTCGTTCCGCGCCCCGCCGGTGACTCGCCTC
- a CDS encoding QueT transporter family protein, producing MSGLQLMWRNTRMVVLCAISAALYAAVLVPFKVVPLIPGVTELRPANAIPVVCSFLFGPAAAWGSAIGNMIGDFFGGASPGDIFGFFANLVYALIPFKVWETIGGGQSPVPRTPLLAVKYGFACLVASVLCADLVGWGDNVLVIRPFAMLGNVIILNNMVSALVLSPFILAAVYPRVRKGRLLYGDVMPELKLRPLASRITGIALLIVGGGGAWLLGNLLSTGFWQPRFLPAWMNVAPYDKAVLILVSPMIFLAFAGLALM from the coding sequence ATGAGCGGCCTGCAGTTGATGTGGCGCAACACCCGCATGGTGGTGTTGTGCGCTATTTCGGCGGCGCTGTATGCCGCGGTGCTGGTGCCGTTCAAGGTCGTTCCGTTGATTCCGGGCGTCACCGAGCTGCGACCGGCCAACGCGATTCCGGTGGTATGCTCGTTTCTCTTCGGACCGGCAGCGGCCTGGGGTAGCGCGATCGGCAACATGATTGGCGATTTCTTTGGTGGCGCTTCTCCCGGAGACATTTTCGGGTTCTTCGCCAACCTGGTCTACGCGCTCATTCCGTTCAAGGTGTGGGAGACGATAGGCGGCGGGCAGAGCCCGGTTCCGCGCACGCCACTTTTGGCGGTGAAGTACGGCTTCGCCTGCTTGGTCGCCAGTGTTTTGTGTGCGGACCTGGTGGGATGGGGCGACAACGTGCTGGTGATTCGGCCTTTCGCGATGCTCGGCAACGTGATCATCCTCAACAACATGGTTTCGGCATTGGTGCTGTCTCCCTTCATACTTGCCGCGGTGTACCCGCGGGTTCGCAAGGGCCGGTTGCTCTATGGTGACGTAATGCCGGAACTCAAGCTGCGGCCGCTCGCGTCCAGGATCACCGGAATTGCACTATTGATTGTGGGTGGAGGCGGCGCGTGGCTGCTTGGAAATCTGCTTTCGACCGGTTTCTGGCAGCCGCGGTTCCTTCCCGCATGGATGAATGTCGCGCCCTACGACAAGGCAGTCTTGATCCTGGTTAGTCCGATGATCTTCCTGGCTTTCGCGGGTCTCGCATTGATGTGA
- a CDS encoding TatD family hydrolase gives MIDSHVHLDADQYADPSAAIKRALEAGVTAMVAPGTGGTSNRRVLDLAQRYPRVVYASCGYHPERLELTDADLEEALTLIRSERDLLCALGEVGMPWYGERAREPGRLASAARNLARFARAAVDADLPMIIHAPHDSARDALRVLREAEVRRAVFHWHKSDDATTHAILEAGYFISLTPEVAYRDRDKHLAKMVPLGRMLLETDGPWPHGGPFENRPTEPAMIIETVDAVASTLNVRRELVGAVTTTNTRMLFRIPP, from the coding sequence ATGATCGACAGCCACGTCCATCTTGACGCTGACCAGTATGCCGACCCGTCCGCCGCGATCAAGCGCGCTCTTGAAGCGGGCGTTACGGCAATGGTCGCGCCGGGAACCGGGGGGACGTCGAACCGACGCGTACTTGATCTCGCCCAGCGGTATCCGCGAGTGGTCTATGCTTCGTGCGGATATCACCCCGAGCGGCTTGAGCTGACCGATGCTGACCTGGAAGAGGCTCTGACCCTGATTCGATCCGAGCGCGATCTGCTCTGCGCCCTCGGCGAAGTCGGGATGCCTTGGTACGGAGAGCGCGCCCGGGAGCCCGGCAGGCTCGCAAGTGCGGCGCGTAACCTCGCACGCTTTGCCCGGGCCGCTGTCGACGCTGACCTTCCGATGATCATTCACGCCCCGCACGACAGCGCGCGTGATGCGTTGAGAGTCCTCAGGGAAGCCGAAGTCCGCCGCGCCGTGTTTCATTGGCACAAATCCGACGATGCAACGACGCATGCCATCCTGGAAGCGGGGTACTTCATCTCCCTCACGCCCGAAGTCGCCTACCGAGATCGCGACAAACACCTGGCAAAGATGGTTCCCTTGGGACGCATGTTGCTTGAAACCGACGGTCCCTGGCCACATGGCGGTCCCTTTGAAAACCGGCCGACCGAACCCGCGATGATCATAGAGACGGTTGATGCGGTGGCATCGACCCTGAATGTAAGGCGCGAGCTGGTCGGCGCTGTGACAACCACCAATACCCGGATGCTCTTTCGTATACCCCCTTAG
- a CDS encoding zinc ribbon domain-containing protein, producing the protein MPIYEYECQDCHRRTSVLTTRVSERVRAQCKHCGGSKMKKLMSRFAMPKSEERRLDSLSDPSKLGDFDENDPRSVAKMMKKMGKEMGEDFSGEDFDEAMEEMESGGDIDDSGEGSGGDDL; encoded by the coding sequence ATGCCGATTTACGAATACGAATGCCAGGACTGTCATAGACGCACGAGCGTTTTAACCACCCGTGTCAGCGAACGGGTGCGCGCGCAATGCAAGCACTGCGGCGGCAGCAAGATGAAAAAGCTGATGTCGCGCTTCGCGATGCCCAAGAGCGAGGAGCGGCGGCTCGACTCTCTTTCCGACCCATCCAAACTCGGCGACTTCGACGAAAATGATCCGCGAAGCGTCGCCAAGATGATGAAAAAAATGGGTAAGGAGATGGGCGAGGACTTCAGCGGCGAGGACTTCGATGAAGCAATGGAAGAGATGGAGTCGGGCGGCGACATAGACGATAGCGGCGAAGGTTCCGGCGGTGACGACCTCTAG
- a CDS encoding SDR family oxidoreductase, with protein sequence MREPTMRFDGKVGIVTGSGSGIGRATAIGFAGRGGTVVIADINEENARKVEHEIIDAGGRATAMSVDVTKPADIERMIADTNRRFGRIDFLHNNAFGMPATAQTSTQAAGRLADVEESVWAYMIDVGMTAVWRAMKRVLPVMRTQGSGAIVNTASISGLRADYGIAAYNAAKAGVINLTRVGAIEYARDGVRVNCICPGAIDTPLLAPALEQPGFAQRFYETIPMGRLGKPEEMANVVLFLASDLASFVTGAAFVADGGQTAKTGSPSFMPE encoded by the coding sequence ATGCGAGAACCTACCATGCGGTTTGACGGAAAAGTTGGAATTGTAACGGGCAGCGGATCGGGAATCGGACGTGCGACGGCCATCGGGTTCGCCGGGCGCGGCGGAACTGTCGTTATCGCCGACATCAACGAGGAAAATGCCCGGAAGGTCGAGCACGAAATCATCGACGCCGGCGGGCGCGCCACCGCGATGTCGGTCGACGTGACCAAACCGGCGGACATCGAGCGGATGATCGCGGATACCAACCGCCGCTTCGGGCGAATCGATTTCTTGCACAACAATGCGTTCGGGATGCCGGCTACCGCCCAAACCAGCACTCAGGCCGCCGGACGGCTGGCCGACGTTGAGGAATCGGTGTGGGCTTACATGATAGATGTCGGAATGACGGCGGTTTGGCGAGCGATGAAACGCGTGCTCCCGGTTATGCGTACGCAAGGCTCGGGCGCCATCGTGAATACCGCGTCAATCTCCGGACTTCGCGCCGACTATGGCATCGCCGCCTACAACGCCGCCAAAGCCGGGGTGATCAACCTTACGCGCGTAGGCGCGATCGAGTATGCGCGCGATGGAGTGCGGGTGAACTGCATCTGCCCGGGGGCCATCGATACACCGCTGCTCGCGCCTGCGTTGGAGCAGCCCGGATTCGCGCAGCGGTTTTACGAGACGATTCCCATGGGGCGGCTCGGCAAGCCCGAGGAAATGGCAAATGTCGTCCTGTTTCTGGCGTCTGACCTTGCGTCGTTCGTGACCGGAGCCGCGTTTGTAGCCGACGGCGGTCAGACCGCCAAAACCGGCAGTCCGTCATTCATGCCCGAATAG
- a CDS encoding glucose 1-dehydrogenase, which produces MRLVGKVALITGAGSGMGRAAASLFAREGAKVAAVDINEASAQETAAAIVREGGDAFAMRVDVSNSEDARSMCDETARRYGGLDIEYNNAGIEGEGGFLAQLSEEAFDRVISINLRGVWLGMKYALPHLIKRGGGAIINTASVAGIVGIKGAAAYCAAKAGVIALTRVGAIEYGRYKIRVNCICPGVIDTPMVGRVSEQGGVTSQTNDRVSLLGRIGKPEEIARTALFLASDDAPFATGAPFVIDGGWIAR; this is translated from the coding sequence ATGAGACTTGTCGGGAAAGTCGCTTTGATTACCGGGGCTGGCTCGGGGATGGGCCGCGCCGCCGCATCGCTGTTCGCCCGCGAGGGCGCCAAGGTGGCGGCCGTCGATATCAACGAGGCGTCAGCGCAGGAAACTGCCGCGGCAATCGTCCGCGAGGGCGGCGACGCATTCGCGATGCGAGTTGACGTATCCAATTCGGAAGACGCGCGTTCGATGTGCGATGAGACCGCCCGTCGCTATGGCGGGCTGGACATCGAGTACAACAACGCCGGCATCGAGGGCGAAGGCGGCTTTCTTGCCCAGCTCAGCGAGGAAGCTTTTGATCGGGTCATCTCGATCAATCTCCGTGGGGTATGGCTCGGAATGAAATATGCGCTGCCCCATCTCATCAAGCGTGGTGGTGGAGCGATCATCAATACCGCGTCGGTAGCCGGAATCGTCGGCATCAAAGGCGCGGCCGCATACTGCGCAGCCAAGGCGGGCGTCATCGCGCTAACTCGGGTCGGAGCGATCGAGTACGGGCGCTATAAGATCCGAGTGAATTGCATTTGCCCTGGCGTAATTGACACTCCAATGGTGGGGCGCGTGTCCGAGCAAGGCGGCGTCACCTCGCAGACGAATGATCGCGTTTCCTTGCTGGGTAGGATCGGTAAGCCCGAGGAAATCGCCCGAACCGCGCTGTTCCTCGCCAGCGACGACGCTCCCTTTGCGACGGGTGCACCATTCGTAATCGACGGCGGATGGATCGCCCGCTGA
- a CDS encoding glucose 1-dehydrogenase, with amino-acid sequence MASGISRLKDKVAIVTGAAQGIGRAIATRLAAEGAAVAIADVQVDTAQKTAGEIQSTGAKVIAVKLDVTKFEDATAASATVEGELGPIDILVNNAGWDKLEPFVNSAPETWEKIIAINYRGVLNCCRVIAPKMQARGSGKIVSIASDAARVGSTGEAVYSGCKAAIIGFSKTLARELARSQINVNVVCPGPTETALLREAMAGREGVLEAMSRGIPFRRLGQPEDLAGAVAFLVSPDADYVTGQVISVSGGLTMAG; translated from the coding sequence ATGGCTTCCGGGATCAGCAGGCTTAAAGACAAAGTGGCTATCGTGACCGGTGCGGCCCAGGGAATCGGTCGTGCCATCGCCACGCGGCTTGCGGCGGAAGGCGCCGCGGTGGCAATCGCGGACGTGCAAGTCGACACCGCGCAAAAAACTGCTGGCGAAATTCAAAGCACCGGCGCGAAAGTCATCGCGGTCAAGCTCGACGTCACCAAATTCGAGGACGCGACCGCAGCTAGCGCTACAGTCGAGGGAGAGCTCGGGCCTATCGACATTCTGGTGAACAACGCAGGGTGGGACAAGCTCGAGCCCTTCGTCAACAGCGCACCAGAGACCTGGGAGAAGATCATCGCGATCAACTATCGCGGGGTACTCAACTGTTGCCGCGTGATCGCTCCGAAAATGCAGGCCCGCGGGAGCGGAAAAATCGTGTCGATTGCTTCGGATGCAGCTCGGGTTGGATCGACCGGCGAAGCGGTCTACTCGGGGTGCAAAGCCGCGATAATCGGGTTTTCGAAAACCCTCGCGCGCGAGCTTGCGCGCAGCCAGATAAACGTCAACGTGGTGTGTCCTGGTCCGACCGAGACCGCGCTGCTGCGCGAAGCAATGGCCGGCCGCGAAGGCGTGCTAGAGGCGATGTCGCGCGGCATTCCCTTTCGCCGACTCGGCCAACCCGAGGATCTGGCGGGGGCGGTGGCGTTTCTGGTCTCACCCGACGCAGACTACGTTACCGGACAGGTGATCAGCGTTAGCGGCGGATTGACGATGGCCGGGTAA